In Fimbriimonadaceae bacterium, the genomic window TATCTTGGAGACCACCGATGATGCGATAGGGATCGGAATCGTCGAGCTCGATGTTGTAGAACTGGCCGGTGGGCATGGTATTGAGGAAATCCCACATTTTGCCGCGATCAAATGATTGACTCACGCCGCCGTCGGTGCCTATGATGATGTGGTCTGGATCATTGGGATCGATGAGGATGGCATGGTGGTCGGCATGGAGAAGGTCGGCAAAGCCGTTTCGGAAGGTGTTGCCGCCATCGTCGCTGACCTCGCAGGTCCAGCCGAGCATGTAAACGCGCTTATCGTTCTTCGGGTCGAACTTAATCTTGGCGAAATAGAACGCACGGGGAGAGCGGACGCTGTGGCGGGACCAGCTTGTACCGCCGTCCTCGCTCCGGAAGACTCCTCCGCCAAACTGGCGATCGTCGCGGATCGAGTTTGCGCCAGTCTCGGTGCTCTCCACCACGGCAATGAGCTTCTGGGTGTCGCCTGGAAAGATGTCGATGCCGATACGCCCGGTCTGTTTGGGCAAGCCGCCCGCGAGTTTCTTCCAGGTCATGCCGGCATCGGTCGACTTGTAGATCCCACCTTCCGGTCCGCCGCTGTCGAAGCTCCAATTCGTCCGCAGCCGCATGTACATGGCGGCATAAACGACGTCCGGATTCTTGGGATCGATGATCACGTCGCAGCAGCCAGTCTTCTCGTCGATGAAGAGGATGCGATTCCAGGTCTTGCCCCCGTCCGTGGTCTTATAGAGGCCGCGGGATTCGTTATGGCCCCAAAGGTGGCCCAGCGCGGCGACGTAGCAGGTGTCGGGGTCGCGCGGGTCTACCGCAATTCGGGGAATGTCGTGGGTGTGTTCGAGTCCGAGGTGATCCCAGGTTTCGCCCCCGTCGGTCGAGCGGTACATGCCGTTGCCCCATGAGCTGCTGTTCCGACCGTTCCCTTCCCCGGTGCCGACCCAGATGATCTTTGCTTTGCCCTGCTTGGCCTTCTCATCTTTCGTCTCCTTTCCCCAACCCTTCCAGCTTGGAGGTGCGTCGCAAACGGCCACCGCGCCGATGCTCGACGTTTCTTCGTTCCTGAATAGCTGCGTGAAGGTGGTTCCCCGGTTCCGGGTGATCCACAGCCCACCGCTGGCGTACCCGACGACGAAGGTCTTGGGATTTCCCGGCGCAAAGGCCATGTCGCTCACGCGACCACCCATAATGGCCGGTCCAATACATCGCCATGGCAGGCGCTTTAGGTCGGTTTCGGTGAGGAGTCTCTTGTCGGCTGCGGTCGTGGACTTTCGGGCCATCGGAGCGAATTATACGCAGGGCTGGCCGCGGGAAGTCAGCGCAACTGTTTGACCGGCTCACCCAGAAAGTGCTGTTCCCACTTCGTGGGAGGTAGCTGCACGCGTTCGATCGCAACGCCTCCCGGCACCTCTGTGGCGATGCACAGGGTCGTGTTCCCGATTCCCCAAAGGCCAACGAGGTTCCTAGGACAGCGGCGAACCGCCATCGTCCGACCGTCCGTCCAGGCGATCCACTGAGGGATATCGTCGTAGTCTCCGGTTCCAACCTCTTCTCTTTGTCCCGCAGGGTACGAACGAAAGCGAGTTATGAGATGCCGGCCGACGCTGATGACACCCTCGGTCGCGTGAGCATAATCCCATTGATCACCGAACAGCCATCGAGCGCGACCTTTTGGAACGATGACGTATGGCCGAGCAAGCACGCCACCGCCGCCTGGCAGCGAGGAAAGAATCACGCCCTCGGAACTGACCTCAAGATCAGCCGGATCACCTGTGCTTCCTCCATCCCAATAGAAGATTCCGAGTTCGCGGTAGAGTTTGCCGAGACCCTTACCAGTGAGATGCCAGACCTGGACGCGATACTTCGTCATGGCGGCGTTCTCTTCCCACTCCTTTCTCGATTGCCAGACCTCGGTGGCGGTGAGAACAAATCGACCACAAGAACTGAATAGAAACGGAATCCGTTTCGGAGCGCTCTTCGCTCTTCTTCCGTTGACGCGAAGCTCGCAGTAGCGACCGTTCCGATCCAAACTGATTGTTGCGAGCTTGCCGTCGACTGTCCACCTCGCCCCGAGCACGGTCTTGAGCGGCTTCTCGAAGCCCTGCCTAAAAATTTGCGTGTAGTACGGTTGATTGACGATCACTTGGCGACCATCCTTCGAAACGATAACGTTGCCGCAGGCTTCGCTGGTGAACGAGTACTTCGCTACCCCATTCGACCACCTGTAACACCGATAGCGGGTTTCCTCGAAGCCTGCCCTGGTGGTAGTGAAACTGGAAAACACCAGGAGGCTTCCCTGCTGGCCGACTGGGCACACCCAAGCGATGTTGGGTACGTCCACCTTTACAAATTCCTGTGCCGGGCAAAGGAGGGCTGCAACCAAAAGGACCGCCTGCATGAGTCCATTTTAGGCGTTGTGCGATAAAGTCCTGGTGGACGAAGTCATTAGGCTCGCGGCTGCTAGCCCCTCTGAAACGTCTCCTGTAACGCAAGTGATTCTGTGGATACGATCATGAACCATACCAAGACCAGGCTCATCGTCCTAACCGCGAGCATTCTCGTGGCCGCGGTCGTCTACGCCATCGTCCCCGGCAAAGCTGTCGTGGTGACCAAGTCGGAACTCAAGTGGAAGAACATGGGCATTCCCGGCGTCGATGCTGCTCCGGTTTCCGGCAACATGAAGACCGGACCGAGCCGGTTCTTCCTCAAATATCCGGTCGGCTTTGTCACGCCGAGCCACCACCATTCGGCGGACCACTATGCGACTCTCGTGTCAGGGACGGTTACGCTTACCGTGAACGGGAAAAAGCACAAGCTCGGCCCGGGTTCTTACTTCTCGCTGACCGACCGAATGCCCCATGTTGCGAAGGTTGAAGGCAAACAACCCGCCGTGTTTTTCATCCAAGCCGACGGTCCGTGGGACGTCGTGATGGAACGGTAGGAAGAACAATGGTTAACGGAGCAGGGGAGCGTCACTTTCCTGCTCCAATCTGCTGCCTCCGCGATCGACCTGCATGATTACTCAGGAGATGCGCGCGAGGATTATGGACCGCTTAAAGGCGGTCGAAGTGGACGCAGGGATCCGCATCCTGCTCGCCGTCGAATCAGGCAGTCGGGCGTGGGGGTTCGAGTCGACCGACAGCGATTACGACGTGCGGTTCATTTACGCGCGTTCGATTGACTGGTATCTATCGATCGACTTGGAAAGTCGCCGGGACGTGATCGAATTCCCGATCGAGAACGAAATCGACATCAGTGGGTGGGATGTCCGCAAGGCGCTTGCGCTTCTTGAGAACAGCAATCCCGGATTCATCGAGTGGCTGCACTCTCCGATCCGGTATCTGGAGCAGGGGCCCTTTGCAGGCGAGGTCGTCGGGCTCTTGCCGGAAATCTACGTGCTTGAACGGGGCCTGTTTCACTACCGAAACATGGCCACCCGAAACTTCATGTCGCAGCTACAGGGCAATCTCGTGCCCATGAAGAAGTACTTGTACGTGCTCCGACCGTTGTTGTGTTGCCAGTGGATCGAGCGATATCGGGAGCCAGCCCCGATGGAGTTTGTGCAACTCTTATCGCTGATCGACGACCAAACGGCTCTGGTACGCGCCATCCACCGCCTGCTCGAACAGAAACGCTCGGGAACCGAGATGAGCCGTGTCCCGCCCGTTCCTGAGCTTCACGACTTTATCGTCGCGGAACTGAATCGACTAAAGACAAAGCGGTTCAAGAACGCACCAAACCCGCGAGCCCTTGAGACTCTCAACGGGCTGTTCCGAAGAACGATCATGAGCGCTTAGCCAGAGACCCCGGCCTAAGACCGGGGTCACGTAAATCCCGCTCGCTATCGACGACGACGTCGGAAGAAAATGAGCGAGGCGGCGGCCATTGCGGTCATCGTGGCGGGTTCAGGTACGACTTCGAAGTACCGTCCTCCGCCTTGATACACCTGAGTCGATGCGCCGGTGTTGACGTTGATGACATGGGCGCCAGAGCTGTTCGACCACAGGATATTGCCATTGCCGAGCTGAAGGACGCCTCGAGCCCCCGAGGCCGAGTAGGTCTTCACGACGGCGCCGCTGGCGCCATTCAGGACGACGACGTTGTTAGATGAGAATCCGGCGACGAGAATGTTTCCGGTCACATCGTAGTTCATCTGCTCTGCAAAGTTAAGCGTCGAGCTGTTATGGAACGTACCGACGGATGCGCCACCGGTAGTGTATTGGTGAACGTCGTCATTTGCGGCGTCCGAGGACACCAACAGGTTCGCGCCGTAGCTAAGGATGCCAAATGGTGAGCTCGCTGGGGTTACGAAGTGACCCAAGCTCGTTCCACCTGTCGTAAACATGCGAAGCGATTCGCCAGGGGCTCCATTACCGGTGCCATCGTTGCAGACGTAGACCACTCCATCCTTCAGCTCCATGCCTCGGATGTTGTCCATCTGACCGGTCACGGCGCCGAGCGAGGTTCCGGTGAACGACCAGCGGGAGACACGGTCGCCGAGTTGCTCGGAAACCCAGATCTCGTTACCGACCTGCATGGCATGAACCGGTGTCCCTCCCGCCAAAGCGAAGACATTCGCATTCATGACGCTGCCATCAAAGGCGGAGAACGCCACAAGCCTGTTGTTGGTACTGTCCGGCATGATGACGTACTCCTGGGCGTTCGCATTTGCTCCAATGACCCCGAGTACGAAAAGTGTGATACGGAAATGTCGCATAATCCCTCCGCTTAGAAGGATATCAAAGAACCCGCAATAATCCCACAGTAAATCCACCAGTGCAAGGTGTGGTTGGGTGGCCTTTGGCTTGGCACCGGCCATGGGAACTGGCTGAACGGCACCATAACCAGCCAGGTGGATAGATTACAAATCAGGACAAGATTGGACCCGATTAGACTTCCACAGGCGAGCCTCCGTGAGTTTTGTAACCACAAACGGTGACAGACGCTCCACCGCATCTTGCGGCATTCTATAGCGGTAGATTTTTGACGAAGGGCACCTGCCGGGCCACGACATTGGGGGTGTCAGTGTTCGGCGGAGTCCTTTTTAGCTGCGCGGTCGCCGATGGGCCTAGCCGCGCAGAAGGTTGAGAATTCCTTGCGGCTGCTGGTTAGCCTGGGCGAGGATCGACATCCCTGACTCTCTCAGGATTTGGAGTCGCGTGAACGCCGTGATCTCCTCAGCCATATCGGCGTCGCGGATTTGGCTCTCAGAGGCAGTGAGGTTCTCTTCGGCGACCGCGAGAGACCGCGACGTCGATTCAAGGAAATTCGCCTGGAATGAACCCAATTCGCCTCGCCGCTGAGCAAGCTCCGTGACGGCCGCGTCAATAATTTTCATCGCATCCTGGGCGCCCTGCTGGGTCGTGACATCGAGGTCGGCCAGAGTCTTTCCGGCAACCGCGCCCGATCCCAGCCGGTTGGCAAAGATAACCGGCATCGAGAACTGGGTGCTTTGATTACCGTTCGGACCAATTTGAAACCGAACGTTGCCGGCCGTCATGACGCCAACCTGGGTAGCAGCAGCCAAACCGGCGTTGCCGTTCTCGGTTAGGAGGACAGTGTTGCCGTAGGAGTCGCGTAGGCGCAGTCCAGATTCCTTTGGCCCCATTCCGCCGGTGAAGGTGGCGGTGGTGACCCCCGCGGTGGTGGTGAGCTGCACCGAAAAGACGCCATCGACACCTGTTCCCGTTGCCGAAGCCGCGTTGTGGATGATGTTGGAGGGATCGAAGAAGTTAAAACCGTGCTGGGAACCGTACTCGTTGGAATCGAGCCGCACGGAAACGTTCGCACCGACTGCAACGAGCGTAGCGGTGACGCCGGTTATGTTCGACATTTCGTTGACCTTGCCAACGATGGAGTTCAGGGTCTCGGTGCCGTCGGACGTGAAGCTATAGCCATTGATGACAAAGGAGCCGACAGCGGTCACGATCGCGTTGCCGTTGGCGAACGTGTTGCCGAGGGTTACTGCGGCGCGGGTCGCCTGGGTCGTCTTGGTCATCGTAATCGGACCGTTCGCGACCGAAACGCCGTTAAAGGTGCCACCAACGTAGATGCTTGAGACGTCCGAAGGACGCGTTACGTTGGCCATGGCGCCGGCGGTGCCATCCAACAGTTTCTTGGTTCCCCACGACGTGGTCGAGCCGATCCGGTCGATCGATTGCAGTGTCGAACGGATTTGAGTCTGGTTGGCTTGAAGCTGCGTCGCGTCGATAACCGCACTATTGGCAGAATGAACTGCAAGGGCGCGAATGTTCTTGAGGAGGGTCTGCACCTCGTCGAGGGCGGCTTCAGCAGTCTTCGACATGTTGATGGCGTCCTGAGAGTTCCGGATCGCCTGGTCGATACCCTTTAGCTGAGCGCGCATGCTCTCGCTAATCACGAGCCCCGCCGGATCGTCGGCAGCGGTGTTGATCCGCAAGCCCGAGCTGAGGCGCTGGGTAGTTCCGGCCATCATGCCCTCCGTGACACTCAGGTTGCGGAGTGCCGTCATCGCAGGGATATTTGTGTTGATTCGGAAGCTCAAATTGGTCTCTCCAATGGATAGGCAGGCATTCTTACGCCTACTAGGTGAAATGATCGGCAACCTGTGGAATAACTTTAGGTTTTGCGGAGTGTCAAAATCTGGAAGTGAAGCCAGGCTGGGATTCCGACTTCGATCGGCCAAAAGAGGAATGCGGCGTCGTCGGCATCTATGCCGGGGGTTCTGAGGCAGCCCGCCTCGCATTCTTCGCATTGTTCGCCCTCCAGCATCGCGGGCAGGAGTCAGCCGGGATTGCCGTTAGCGATGGCCACCAGGTCGTCATGCACCGGGACATGGGGCTGGTCAGCCAAGTCTTCGACGAGGAGATTCTCTCGACGCTTCCGGGACATCTGTCGGTTGGGCATACGCGGTACAGCACGACGGGCGCATCGGTGCTGCGCAACGCGCAGCCCGTCTTTTGCCAGAGCCTGGTCGGTGAGATTGCGGTCGCCCATAATGGCAACCTCATCAATTCGAGGGAGCTTCGCGATCAAATGGTCGCGGATGGCGAGCATTTCGACGGCACCAGCGACAGCGAGATCATCGCGCGCCTCCTGGTGCGCTACATGGCGGCGGGACCGGAACACGCGGTAGCGATGGCCATGCGCCAGATTCGCGGGGCATACAGCGTCACGGTACTCACGCCGACGATGCTGATCGGGTTCCGGGATCCCAACGGCGTGCGGCCGCTCGTCGTCGGCACGCTACCTGACGGCTATATCCTGGCGAGCGAGAGCTGTGCCTTTGGTCCCGTCGCCGCCACCGAGATTCGGGAGCTTGAGCCAGGCGAGATGGCGATTATCGATGACAAGGGCCTTCGATTCGCTCAAGGCGCGCCGCCTGAGCGCCCCTCGATGTGTCTGTTCGAGTTCATTTACTTCGCTCGACCCGATTCGAGGATGTATGGCACTTCCCTTTACGCCGCCCGTGAGCGCATGGGCGAGCAATTGGCCGAAGAGCATCCCGTGGAGGCGGATATCGTGGTTCCGGTT contains:
- the purF gene encoding Amidophosphoribosyltransferase, encoding MKPGWDSDFDRPKEECGVVGIYAGGSEAARLAFFALFALQHRGQESAGIAVSDGHQVVMHRDMGLVSQVFDEEILSTLPGHLSVGHTRYSTTGASVLRNAQPVFCQSLVGEIAVAHNGNLINSRELRDQMVADGEHFDGTSDSEIIARLLVRYMAAGPEHAVAMAMRQIRGAYSVTVLTPTMLIGFRDPNGVRPLVVGTLPDGYILASESCAFGPVAATEIRELEPGEMAIIDDKGLRFAQGAPPERPSMCLFEFIYFARPDSRMYGTSLYAARERMGEQLAEEHPVEADIVVPVPDSGIPAALGYSRRSGIPYREGMTKSRYIHRTFIQPDQRMREMGVRMKLTPLADHISGQRIVLVDDSIVRATTTRQIVKLLFDTGAKEVHVRITAPPIRFPCFYGIDMASKGELAAAIMSVDQIRDHVGATSLGYLSIEGATQAVRQDGKGFCLACFNGDYPITVPDQLSKLAFEEVGQIGEMATVATGQLKLIEF